In a single window of the Canis lupus dingo isolate Sandy chromosome 18, ASM325472v2, whole genome shotgun sequence genome:
- the LOC112663724 gene encoding olfactory receptor 5AN1-like, translated as MTGGGNTTEITYFILLGFSDFPRILAVLFAAFLLIYILTLTWNLGLIILIRMDSHLHTPMYFFLSNLSFIDVCYVTSTAPKMLSNFFQEQQTITFVGCAVQYFVFSTMGLSESCLMTAMAYDRYTAICNPLLYSSVMSPTLCIQMVLGSYLAALSASISQLCAMFQLHFCGPNVINHFFCDMPQLLILSCTDTFFVHLLIAILATIFGMINAFIIMISYGYIVMSIMKITSAKGRSKAFNTCASHLTAVSLFYTSSVFVYLSSSSGGSSSFDRFASVFYTVVIPMLNPLIYSLRNKEIKDALKRLPKKTWYC; from the coding sequence ATGACTGGGGGAGGAAATACTACAGAGATCACTTATTTCATCCTTTTGGGATTCTCTGATTTCCCCAGAATCCTAGCAGTGCTCTTTGCTGCATTCCTGCTGATTTACATTTTGACTCTGACTTGGAACCTGGGCCTCATCATCTTAATAAGGATGGACTCTCACCTCCACacacccatgtacttcttcctcagtAATCTGTCCTTCATAGATGTCTGCTATGTGACCTCTACAGCTCCCAAGATGCTCTCCAACTTTTTCCAAGAGCAGCAAACCATCACCTTTGTGGGTTGTGCCGTTCAGTACTTTGTCTTTTCAACCATGGGACTGAGTGAGTCTTGTCTCATGACAGCCATGGCTTATGACCGATACACTGCCATTTGTAATCCACTTCTCTATTCATCAGTCATGTCACCCACGCTCTGTATTCAGATGGTGCTGGGATCCTATCTGGCTGCACTCTCTGCTTCTATATCCCAGTTGTGTGCCATGTTTCAGCTTCATTTCTGTGGGCCTAATGTCATCAATCACTTCTTCTGTGACATGCCCCAACTATTAATCCTGTCCTGCACTGACACTTTCTTTGTACATCTGTTGATTGCTATACTAGCAACGATCTTTGGGATGATAAATGCCTTTATTATTATGATATCCTATGGCTATATTGTCATGTCCATCATGAAAATCACTTCAGCTAAAGGCAGATCCAAAGCTTTCAACACCTGTGCTTCTCATCTGACAGCAGTTTCTCTCTTCTATACCTCAAGtgtctttgtttatttgagttcCAGCTCTGGTGGTTCCTCCAGCTTTGACAGATTTGCATCAGTATTCTACACTGTGGTTATTCCCATGTTGAATCCCTTGATTTACAGTCTGaggaacaaggaaataaaagatgccTTGAAGAGGTTACCAAAGAAGACATGGTATTGCTGA